GCATGCTGTCTGGGCCGTGGTGGGTTGTTACTCTGGCGATTTTTGGTGCTTTGTATCCAAATTACTCTCACCTCTATAAGGCAGTTAGCGAGCTTGGGGCGTTCGGTGCGCCTCACGCCTTGGCAATGAATGTCCTTTGTTTGTTTCTTACGGGATTATTTGTCATCCTTTCTGGCGTTGGATTTCGTAATTTCCTGCTAAAACAACAGTATTCCACATCAGCGGCTTGGTGGGTTGTCATTCTTGGGGTCATGCTGGCAGGCGCCTCAGTTCCAGCGGATATGGATCTGCGGTTTGCTAGCCCGTGGACGGTGTTGCATGGCATTTTCGTATTGCTTGGTGTGGTACCTTTTTTTGTGGCATCTTGGAAAACACACCGGGCCCTTAGAGATTTAAATATTCAGTCACGTGTTGTCAGCCATTTTCCTGTATTGATTATTCCGGTATTTCTATTGCACGGATTATTAGATCAAGGGGGGCTGGTCCAGAGACTTACAATCTTAATTGTTCTTACTTGGGTTGGGTTGCTTAGCAGGCATGTTTCAAAAGCTAAATGCACATAACAACGCGCTCAAATACGTTCCGGGCCATTGGTCCTCCACCGGACGGCCAAGGCCGCCTAGCTTGCGCTTGTCGCTACGCGCCATTTTATGCGCAAGCCAGTCAACCATGTTCGCCGTTTAGCGCAGTGTTAGGTGAATAAAACATTGTGAATCGGAATCTCGTTCATAGAATCTGCCTAGTGTTTTGCGCCAGCTTTCTTTCGGGGTGTGGTGATTCGCCTATTCTGACTACGCCTCTTCCAGACGGTTACTCGATGCATTCCAACGGTGGAGGTTTCGCCAACGTGCGGCGTCCAGATGGATTGAGAATGTCAGACTATTTTGGCATTTTGGATAACGGTCATGAGCAATGGTGTCGTGGCTTCGCATGGGATGGTCAACAAGTAATCTGCGAGTTGGAAAATTCCGTGAATGGCGGTGGTGATCTGCAAGGTGGTAATTTCTTCTCGACACCGGTACTGGAAAGGCACAGATATTGTCGAGTGACTCAGTTGAAAAAGAGTGGAAACTAAAGACTGGAGCCGAATTTCCCATCCTTCGAACTCGGTATGAGAGCACGAGTGCCAAATAATTCACCTAATATAGATAAAACGAAAATGCCGCCAGCGGCAAGGACGCGCAAAAAGATGTGCGCTCGTTTTAGGGGCGTAAGGTATACAAGTTGGAACGCTTAAGGGCTAATTTAATGTATGTCGTGATTTTAGGTTCGCTCGGCTACATTATTTACACAGCGAAATTCGATCCGGCTTATCCAACTGGTGAGTATAAGAAAGCAGTAGTTCAATCAGTAGCCCCAAATTATTCACGATTTAAACCAAAGAAGACCGTTTATATAAAAACGGAAGATGGTGAAGAATTAGTGCGTGTTGTGGATATAAATAGACGTTTGATACCAGGTCAGGAGATAGAACTTAAAGTTTATCGTTCGAAAGTAAGGGGTATAACTAAGTATGAAATTTTGTAGTAGATATCTAACAAGAACAACCACTAAAAATAGAACAGAAAGAACAATGGACACCCATTTTTTTACTTATATGCGACAAGAACGCTGAGGTTTAACATTGAACATCGGAATCTATATTTACCAAAACGCAGAAGTGCTGGACTTTTCGGGTCCATTTGAAGTGTTTTCAACCGCCAACAGGTTTACCGGTCCTGACCCTGCTTTTAATGTCTTCTTGGTAGCCGAAGATACCTGCCCGGTGCAGGCTAGAGGTGGGTATAGTATCAATCCGCACTATGGGTTCAGTGACCACCCTCACATAGATGTCTTGATCGTTGTTGGTGGCATCCACATGGAAGAGTTAAGCAAGACCAACGTAATAGATTGGGTTGCGGCAACCTCAGAGAAAGCCGAACTTGTAGCGTCTGTCTGTACTGGCGCGTTTATTCTCGCCCAAGCTGGACTATTGAATGGGCTTGAAGTGACTACGCATTGGGAGGATATCGACGCGTTACGTGGTTCGTATGCGGATCTAACGGTCGTTGAATCCAGACGCTGGGTAGATACAGGCAAGGTTGTATCATCGGGCGGAATATCTGCTGGCATTGATATGAGCCTACACTTAGTATCAAGGCTTGTTGGTGCGGAGCTGGCCGAAAGAACTGCTCGACAAATGGAATTTGAGTGGCGAAAGAACTCGTTGTAGAGCAAATCATCGCGTTCTAACCAGGTTGCGGGGTTTCACGTAAGCTTCAATCGAAAAACTATGTAAACAGAGGAAATAGCGTGGAAGTTGTAAGAAGTAAAGAATTTATTGCAGACTGTTCATGGGGGGCAAAAGACCTCGCATCAATGAATGGCATCTCTACCCGATTGCATTGGACAAAAGAGCCATACAAGTGGCATGTAAATGATGGCGAGGAAGTCTTTGTGGTGCTGGATGGAAAAGTGGAAATGTTCTACCGAATAGGTGGCGCCGAGACCTCCTGCATTTTGGAGTCAGGCGATATATTCTATGCCTCAGTGGGTACAGAACACGCCGCGCACCCTATCGGCGAAGCAAGAATATTAGTGGTGGAAAAAGAGGGCAGTGTCTAACGCGTTTGCGGAGTCCGGAGAAAGACAACGGTCAGCGACACACCGTCTTTTTGTTCTGTCATCTCTCAAAACACGGTAAGGTTCCTGAAGCGTGGAAGTTGTACTTTGCGCGCGACACAAGCTGGCGATGATGTCTATTTGGTCGCGATTGAAACCTCGCTGACCTTCGAAATGGATAATGATACGATCGTTGATGCGGTGGATAATTGTCCAGCGCAGGCGAATGAAGACCAAGCCGATTTTGAAGGCGACGGAATCGGTGACGTTTGCGACGCGGATGATGATGGCGATGGGATGTCGGATGAATTCGAAATTGCCAACGGTCTGAATCCACGGAATTCATTTGATCGTGATGCGGATCCGGACGGTGATGGCTTTACCAATGGGCAAGAAGCCGCTTTCAACACTGATCCGAATGTGCTGAATGAAGACTTAAATAATAACAATATTCCAGATAGTGTAGACCAGCAGCGTTTACGTAGTACTCGGAGTCTCCCTGCCGTATACAAACTTCTGCTGTTGGATGAAGAGATCAACTAAGAGAGATAACTATGAGCAAGCAAGCCCCCAATGCCGCATCGTCAACCCTGCGAACTCGACGCGCTTTGTTTGGCCTTGCCACAACGGCAGCCCTGGCACCGTTGTGGGCCAAACCGGTCGTCAACACGATTGTGTTGCCGGCCCATGCGCAAACCAGTGTTTGTGTGACTGATACTACGGTCGGTGGTCCACTGGCTGGCGCACCGGACAATCCACCAAATTGTCAGGTTGCCTGCGAAGCCGAGGCTGCTCGCGAAAATGCCTTATTGTGTGAAGTCCGCGAAACGCCAACTGACTCTGGTACCGACTGCGCCTGTGATATCGACGTAATCTAGCCTCTGCTGCGCGCAATGCTATGCCAGCTTGCGTGCGGCGGATGTCAGCGCAACCCAAAAACCCTCAGGCAAAGGGTGTGCTGGTAACAGGTTCTGCTGGCCGAGTTGGTCGGGTGATCTAGCGCCGTTTAGTTCGAGAGTTTGCTCCGCTGAGCTTAGATTGTGTGGTTCGACGAGCATGAGCTTGGTCGAGCAGCCAGTTTTAGTCCGCACTGCCGGTGGCCAATGTGTGCGATATACGCCTTTAGAATCCACATTCGTTGTCGGCCGCATTACTGTCATGTATATCGGTTATGTCGAGCGTAACCAGAATGCTTAACGCCTGGCAAGCCGATGAGATAGTATTTCCGCTATACTCCTACATCTTCATGATTGGGATCGTGTTATCGCACGGGTATTTTAGCGACTATGTCTACTTCAAATGCAGAGCAAAATCGATTACTTAAGTTCTTGAGTTGTGAGGCGCTAGACCTGAATTTGTTTCGTGGTCAAAGCAAAGACTTTAATACCGGTCAAGTCTATGGTGGCCAGGTTTTAGGTCAGGCAATCAAGGCTGCGTATCAAACTATTGACGAAGGTCGTCATATCCATTCAGCTCATGCGTATTTCCTGCTACGCGGAGACGTCAACGCGCCGATTATCTATGAGGTAGATCGATCACTGGATGGTGGCAGTTTCTCGTCTCGACGCGTGGTAGCGATTCAACATGGACGGCAAATTTTTCACTTGTCTGCGTCGTTCCAGAAACAAGAAGAGGGTCTGGAATATTCTGAGACCTGGGTGCCGCCCTTCGATGTGGTGGAGGAAGCACTCGCCAATGGTCCGTCAAAAGACATTAATTTTCAGGCCGGTTATCTCGATGTGTGTTACGTGCCAAATGAACGCATCGAGCGCAATGACACCACGCAGTATTGGTTCAAAACCAAAGACAGTTTGCCGGACGATCTAGCTTTGCATCACACGGTACTGGCCTACATCTCGGATATGGGGCCATTACAGGCGACCATACAACCACATGATCTAAATGCACCCAAGTTGGAAGACCGTAAACGGCAAGTGCTGTTGGCCACGATCGATCACGCGGTTTGGTTTCATCGGCCGTTTCGCGCGGACGATTGGTTGTTTTATGAGTGCCGTGCTCAGTCTACCGGTAATGGGCGTGGTTTGGCCTACGGGCGGATTTACGCGCAAGACGGCACGCTGGTAGCATCCACGTCACAGGAAGGCCTGCTGCGCTTACGTCGCTAAAGTATTAAAGCGCGCAGTTAAGTCATCCAGTTGCGTAAACCGCGATGGGTTAGCAAGAAGGTACGGCGTGCCATATTTGCTTAGATGCCATAATAAATCCCCCCAAAGTAGAGCGATTTGCGCAGCTAGAAAAATAGGCGTTTGCTGTTTAGCTTCCCAGCCGGGCGCATAATGTGCGAGAAAGTGCTGGCTTTGTTGCGAATCGAGTTCGAAGTAGAGCACGATTGCGGCCAGATCGAACCATGGGTTGTGCAGCATGGTGTATTCCCAATCAATAAACCAAACCCGTTTAGCCTCAAACAAACAATTGCTGATGACCAAGTCATTGTGGCAGACGCACCAAGGGGTAGCGTCTTGTGCAAAAGAGTGAAGGGCGTTGGCCAATCCGCGATGAATCGACGTTGCTTGTTCGGCCAGCGCACCCTCTAAATTTGCTAAGTATTGTTGACAAAATTCGATCAAATCGAACCTTGCAAATGTCGTTGGCTCAGGTGCTGAGTGCAGTTTATGTAGAGCCTGTGCCAGAAGCTTGATGTGGTGCCCAGCAAACGGGACGGATTCCTGATATGCCATCAACGCAACGTCATCGTCTGCAAAATGGATTTTAGGTGCTAGGCCTTGAGCCGCTGCCCAGCGTTGTGCCGAGATGGCCAAATCGAAGGAATGTGAGAATTGTTTTAGTACCCAAAATTCATCCGCGGACTGCAATAACACTGTCTGATGGTTTTGACCCGCGGTGAACTGTTCGACGATTTTTGGTTGAGCCGTCAGTCCCCAACGCCGCCAGTTAGCGAGTAAATTACTGGGTTGCATGTTGATACCGGGTGCGCCACTCGCGGTAACCAAATACGGCAATAACGGTGTAGGCTACAAACAGCAAAGCGTATAAATACAGCCCCTTCTGCCAGAATAACCACACTGAGACAGCATCGATCACAATCCAGTACAACCAGTTTTCTAACACCTTGCGGGCGACCATCCACGTGGTGAACACAGCCGCCCAGGTGGTGAATGAATCAACAAAAGGGTAGTCAGCTTGAGTAAACCTTTCCAGGCCCACCCCGCTGGCTACACTCAGTGCTAAAATCACCGTTATCGCGATCGCGTGGTGTAGGGGTTGCCAGCGTTGGATAGCCAGTTGGTCGTGATCTGTGCTGCCATAGCGCCACTGATACCAGCCGTAAAGCGCCATGACGAGGTAGTAAACATTCAACCCAGACTCCATCAACAAGCTGACATCCCAAAACAAGATGATTGCCGTCGCGGTGCCAATTAATGCCGCAGGCCAGCACCAGATGTTTTCTTTGGTCGCCAGAATTATGTACGCGACGCCGAATGCCACCGACACCCATTCCAAGAGCGAAGTGGCGTTCCACGCCGCGAGCAGCGCATCCATCATGTTAATTTACTCGTAGCCTTCAAGTTGACGCGCATCGCCTTCGAGGTATTTACACACAAACACGATTTTGCCGAACTGCTGCATTGAGTGACGCATCGCGGAGTTCAGGAGTTGCGTTACTTGTTCAAATTCGCCAAACACGCGTGTGCTCATGTTTGAGGTACGAATATCAACGTCATTTGCTTGGTTCAGTTGGTCTAGAAAGGCCTTAATTTTGGGTTTGTACTCATCTTGTAACGGGTACATGCTAATTTCAACGGATAACATCATAGGTGGTTCCTCCGAGCGGATCTAGAAATCGAACGTGGCGCGCAGGCCAACAACGCGAGGCGCGCCATATTGTGTGTATGGCTCAGTTTCATAGAACTTGCGCGGGTCATTACCGAAGCTCCCAAAGCCACGCGTGGTGATGGTCTCGTCACCCAGGTTCTTACCATACAATGCAATACGCAGCTTGTCGCGCGTGTAAGCCAGTTCAAGGTTGATTGAGGTGTAGGCTTGCGAACGCAATTCATGACGATCCGAAAAGTAGAAATCATCCTTGCCTTCCAGTGAGCCGTGAATTGACCAATTGTCCGCCAGTTGCAGGTTTCCACCCAACAGCCATTGGTATGATGGCGCGTGTGCTTGCTCGCGCCCAGCGAGGTTGTATGGGATACCATTGTCACGGTCTGCATTGACGTGGTCGAAGGTCAGCAACTGGTCGAACTCAGTGTCCAAGAGGCCAAGCGTACTGTACAGGCTCCAGTGCTCGCTAGGGGCCCAATTAAGCTCGACTTCCAGACCTCGATTTGTGCCGCTGGCGGCGTTATCGGTGAAGTCAGTAAAGCCACAAGGGCAGGGGTCGCCAGCCACGCCAGTGGCAATCGAACGTACCACGGATTGCTTGGTCTGAATCGCGTCGCGGTCTTGGTAGAACACGGCCGCCTGCAATTGGAGGTCTAGTGCATCGAAGTAGTGTTTGAAACCGAGTTCGTAGTTCAACATGGTTTCGGTGTCGTACTCACGTTTGGCAGCGTCGAGTTCTTGATCTAGATTAAATCCTCCGGGCTTGAAACCGCGAGACACCAGGCCATAAACAAACGCACCGCTATCGGTCCGGTATTCCAGCGCGAGTCGTCCGCCCCATAGATCTTCACTCAAGGACGCTTGAGCCAAATCGGAATCCGCGTAGTCCACATCTCGAGTTTCACTTCGCAGGCCTCCAACAATGGCCCAGCGCGCATTGAGCGCGTAATTCAGCTGACCATAAATGGCACTGTTTCGGGTGTCGAATTGGCTACGGAATAGGCCGTCGTTGTAGGTGTAGTCACGGGTCAAGTCGATAGATTGATCGCGATGATACACACCGGCAACCCAAGAAACCTGGTCTCCTTCCGATACATAGCGCAGGTCTACGCTGGTATTGTCATTATCGCGCTGATAAGCATCGAACGAGGCATAAAACCAGTCAAACCCGAACAGCGCGCTATCACACGCGGTGGCGTCGCAAATACCGGGATGGCTCCAATCTTCATCATACGAGTAGGCCAGGTCGCTGCTGGCAACGCTTAGCATCGCTTCGAGGTGTTGTTGCGCCGTGATGGCGTAACGAGCGCGGACCGAGCCGGCCATCGTATCTTGTTGATCCACGCCGGGTTCGTCAGAGTAGGTCTGGCGCGTATTGTCCAGACTGAACGCGTCGTAGCCATTGTTGATGTCCGCCAAGAATAGCGTGAAATTCATGGTGAGATCGTGATTGGCCTGCCAGGCGAGTTGCGCGCGTGCGGTGGTTTCGTCGATCCGCATGGTGTCGTCACGATCTAAGAAAACGTTTTCAACAAAGCCATCGCTTTGCACATTTTGCGCCGCAATACGATAGCCGAGCGACTCGTTTAGAGGGCCACTGATCATGCCTTGGATCAATTGCCCACCATACTCTGCAATGCCGAGGCTTAGGCGAGACTCCAAGGCCTCGGTTGGTCGATTGGAGACCATGTTGATCATGCCCGCCAGTGCGTTGGCACCGAATAGCGTACCCTGTGGGCCACGCAACACTTCGACTTGATCTAAGTCGAGCGTACTGGCTCCGGTAGCGATGCCGGTCATATCGATCCCATCCAGCACAATACCGACAGAGTTAATTATCGGGTCCTGAAATTCACTGCGCTCTCCAATACCTCGGATCTGAATAAACCGTCCACGTGAAGCGCCCGTGGCGTAGTTGATATTGGGTGACAGATTTAACAGGTCTTCAAGATTAGACGCGTGGCGTAGGTCGATCTGAGATTGACCAATGACCGACACACTGTTGGGTAATTCGAGCACGCTGGTCTCGATCAGTTCAGCTGTGACTACGACTTCTTCGAGTTCAGCCGCGGCGTTGGCGCAGAGGCAGCTACCTGCCAGCAATACGCAAATAAGATTTTTTTTCATTTTGGTCTCTTCAGATAATAGCGATGATGAGACCCGGTAGGCGAGAGTGAGGTGTGACAGTTCGCGAGAACATTGTTACCCATCCCTACGCCGGTGTTAACCGGATCAGGTTCATGGGGTTTATGTCACCGCACTGCGCATGATGAATGTTCGCGCAGGTATTAGACAAATCTCAGGTCGATAAGGTTCAACCGCCCCCTGGGTGCTGATATTTCAGCGAACGAGAGTGTAGCACGCGGGTAACAGAAAACACGTAAAAATTGGCGGGAATGCCTGGCCTTCATGAGGAATTTTGAACTCAGCATGCGATTTGTCTCAAAAAGGCGTATAGTCCGTCTCTTATCACTGTCATCGCCGTGCAATCTGATGCAGGTATGGTCAGTCAGTTTGAGAAATCAAATTCAGTTTGAATGAACGCTTATAATCACCAAACATCAGCGCTGACGACACCCGAAGCCGAAACCGCCAAAATTCTGGTGATCCGCTTTAAACACATCGGCGATGTGCTACTTACTTCGGTGCTGTGTAATACCCTCAAGCAGACCTTTCCTAAGGCCCGAGTGGATTTTCTGATCCAGAATAAAAGCGCGGACCTATTTATCAATCACCCGTACATCAATCGTGTGATTGCGTTGACTCCGGAGCAGCAAAAAAACCCCATAAAATATTGGCGTCTGATTCGCCAAATCACCAAAGACAAATACGATCTGGTAATAGATGCGCAGTCGACTGCCAAGAGTGAATTGGTCTCAATGCTGGCGAGACGGAGTGCGATCTGCATCGGGCGCAAAAAATCCAAACGCGGTTTTTTCTACACGCACAAGGTTGTGCCATCGCCGCAGCGCGTAAACAAAATCGATGAACGGCTCAGTTTACTGGCCCCCCTGGCGGGAATGGGTTTTGACATCAAACGGCACGACGAGATGGTGGTCGCGGTGCCGCCTGAGCGGCAACAGCGGTACCGTGACATCATGCAATCAAAAGGCATTGATTTTAGCCGCCCAGTGTTTGCCGTGTCAGTAAGTGCTAAGTTGTCCTATAAAAAGTGGCGCAATGATTACTTGCAACATGTGGTCGATCACTGTGTGGAAACCTTTGGCGCTCAAATTGTGTTGAACGCGGGCAGCGACGACGAGCGTCGCGATGCGATGAATTTCAAACAACAATCCAAACATGCGGAAGCGCTATACGCAGATATCAACACGTTCACCTTGATGGATTTGGCGGCGATGTTGTCACGGTGTGATTTATATATTGGTAACGAAGGCGGACCTCGCCATATTGCACACGCCGTTGGTTTGCCAAGTGTGTCGGTGTTTTCACCCAGTGCGAAAAAAGCCGAATGGTTGCCCAGCACGTCGCGCGCGCACCAGGGTGTGGAATGGGATGATTTGGTCGACACCACGCTAGAAGAGAAACAAAAGGTGCACGCAGCGCTGGAGATTGGCAGTGACGATTACTATGCTTTGTATCATACTATCACGCCACAGCCAGTGATTGAGTTGATTGATGACGTCACTGACTTCGTTGGCATACAGCGTTTGGAGCACGTTGGCTGGTAAGTCGCTGGTTGAGTTGTTCAAACCCGAAAAGAGTTGATTTATGACTGAATACACGTTTATTGCGGCCATTGCTGGTGTTCTACTCGTCGGGGCGATGAGCCCTGGGCCCAGTTTTTTGGTGGTCGCGCAGAATGCCTTGTCCAAGTCGCGCGCGCACGGAGTTGCGACCGCATTGGGCACGGGTTTAGGTGTGGCGATCTTTGCGATTCTGGCGAGCTTTGGTGTCACCGCGCTGATCGAGACGGTTCCGAGCGCGTATCTGGTGTTTAAGATACTCGGCGGTGCCTACCTGTTATACCTAGCAGTGCGAATCTGGCGCGGTGCGAGTGAGCCACTGATAACCGAGGTATCAGAGGGCGAGAAACAAACCACCTTGTTACAAGCATTTATGCTTGGATTGGTGACTCAGACCAGCAACCCCAAAACCGCATTGGTGATCGCCGGTATTTTTGCTGCCTTTGTGCCATCGGAACCACCGCAACACACAACCGCCCTGGTTGCCGTGATCGCATTTATTATTGATTTTAGCTGGTACGCACTGGTGGCAATCAGCTTATCATTGCCTAAGAGTCGAGGTGTCTATCAGCGCGCTAAAGCGGGCTTTGACCGAACCGCAGCGCTGTTCCTTGGCGCGGTTGGCGTTAAACTCTTGATGAGTCGAATCGACTAGAGTGTTGAATAATTTCTAGATGGCCAAACAGTAGTGCCTGTTCGGCCATCTTTTTAACCTGTGAGTTAATGTCTGAAGTGACGCATCCCGGTGAATACCATCGCCATACCGGCTTCATCCGCAGCGGCAATCACTTCCTCGTCGCGCATTGAGCCACCCGGTTGAATGACGGCGCTGATACCGGCTTGTGCGGCACTGTCGATACCATCTCGAAATGGAAAGAACGCATCAGATGCCATCACCGACCCTTTGACTTCCAAACCGGCGTGCTCGGCTTTGATGGCGGCAATTCGTGCCGAGTTGATACGACTCATTTGCCCCGCGCCAACGCCAATCGTCATATTACCTTTGGCGTACACAATCGCGTTGGACTTCACAAATTTGGCTACTTTCCAGGCGAATAACAGGTCTGCCATTTGGGCTTCCGTCGGCGCTACCTTGCTGACGATTTTGAGTTCATTATGCAGAGCCAGGTCATTGTCTTGCACCAGCAGACCGCCGGTTACCCGTTTGTACTCCAAGAGATTGCTGGCTTGGTCTTGCCATTGACCGCTGCTTAACAAGCGCACGTTTTTCTTCTTTGCGACCGCTGCGACTGCGTCGGGGGATACGCTTGGCGCGATGATCACTTCGACAAATTGACGATCGACGATCTTGGCGGCGGTGGCGCCGTCTAATTCACGATTGAACGCAATGATACCGCCGAAAGCCGACTCTGGGTCGGTTGAGAAGGCCTGGTCGTAGGCCTCACTCAAGCTGGCAGCGGTTGCGACACCGCATGGGTTGGCGTGTTTAACGATCACACACGCTGGTGCATCGTTGAATAGCTTCACGCACTCGAGTGCGGCGTCGGTATCGGCGATATTGTTATACGACAGTTCTTTGCCCTGTAGCTGGGTGGCTGTGGCGATACCGATGGGCGCATTGTCTTCCACATAGAACGCCGCCCGTTGATGTGGATTTTCACCGTAACGCATGGTTTGCTGATGTTTAAATTGCAGATTGAAAGTGCGGGCAAACTCACTTTTACTGCCGTCGGATTGGACTTTGCCGAGGTAGTTGGCAATCGCGCCATCATATTGAGCGGTGTGCTCGAAGGCTTTGGTGGCAAGTGAAAAGCGGGTCGCGTAGCTTAAACCGCCTTGTTGAATCTCAGTGATCAATTGATCGTAATCACCAGCGTCGACCACAATCGCCACATCGCGATGATTCTTGGCGGCCGAGCGCACCATGGTTGGGCCGCCGATGTCGATATTCTCAATCGCTGTTGGCAAGTCGCAATCTGGGTTCGCCACAGTTTGCTGGAATGGGTACAGATTGACCACCACCATGTCGATTGGCGCAATGC
The genomic region above belongs to Arenicella chitinivorans and contains:
- the purH gene encoding bifunctional phosphoribosylaminoimidazolecarboxamide formyltransferase/IMP cyclohydrolase, with translation MTDFAAEKSLRPARALLSVSDKTGIVDFARQLADLGVELLSTGGTAKLLADQGLTVTEVSDYTGFPEMMDGRVKTLHPKVHGGILGRRDIDGDVMQAHGIAPIDMVVVNLYPFQQTVANPDCDLPTAIENIDIGGPTMVRSAAKNHRDVAIVVDAGDYDQLITEIQQGGLSYATRFSLATKAFEHTAQYDGAIANYLGKVQSDGSKSEFARTFNLQFKHQQTMRYGENPHQRAAFYVEDNAPIGIATATQLQGKELSYNNIADTDAALECVKLFNDAPACVIVKHANPCGVATAASLSEAYDQAFSTDPESAFGGIIAFNRELDGATAAKIVDRQFVEVIIAPSVSPDAVAAVAKKKNVRLLSSGQWQDQASNLLEYKRVTGGLLVQDNDLALHNELKIVSKVAPTEAQMADLLFAWKVAKFVKSNAIVYAKGNMTIGVGAGQMSRINSARIAAIKAEHAGLEVKGSVMASDAFFPFRDGIDSAAQAGISAVIQPGGSMRDEEVIAAADEAGMAMVFTGMRHFRH